In Archangium violaceum, the following are encoded in one genomic region:
- a CDS encoding vanadium-dependent haloperoxidase, translating into MTPVRLFVLCLTPLLLLGASAHAAPTPATPSAAYQWLDITLEATAREVERRGARPTVISRAHAIAVTAMFDAWAAYDARAVGTRLGGTLRRPPAERTVANKEKAIAYATYRALVELYPEDRAWCADQMRRMGFDPEDTSTDVSTPQGVGNVAAAALLDWRRHDGSNQLGDEPGSSGVPYSDYTGYAPVNPPDRIIDPDRWQPISFDDGKGGTITPGFLTPHWYQVKPFALQSSSQFRPPPPPKVGSYQLARDVWEVIYYNAHLTPEQKALVEFMRDGPRSTAQSGHWLRFAQDVSRRDQYGLDQDVKLFFSVSNAALDAFIAAWEAKRFYDSSRPWTLVRYYRAGDELLGWVGPGQGVDKIPAEQWHPYSPTTFITPPFPGYVSGHSTVSAACGRVLELFTGSDSFGKVEHLTAGALTEPGFACNIIQQRKGKPSKDTPEDCEVTLVLPTFSETAEMAGISRVMGGYHIQADNIAGLTLGRQVADYLWPRTRAYFDGTAPVP; encoded by the coding sequence ATGACCCCAGTTCGACTGTTCGTCCTCTGTCTCACCCCGCTGCTGTTGTTGGGTGCGTCCGCTCATGCGGCTCCCACCCCGGCCACTCCTTCCGCCGCGTACCAGTGGCTGGACATCACGCTCGAAGCCACGGCCCGGGAGGTGGAACGGCGCGGCGCACGGCCCACGGTCATCTCCCGTGCGCACGCCATCGCCGTGACCGCCATGTTCGACGCCTGGGCGGCGTACGACGCGCGGGCGGTGGGCACCCGGCTGGGGGGCACCCTGCGCCGGCCTCCCGCCGAGCGGACCGTGGCCAACAAGGAGAAGGCCATCGCCTACGCCACCTACCGCGCCCTGGTGGAGCTCTACCCGGAGGACCGCGCGTGGTGCGCGGACCAGATGCGGCGGATGGGGTTCGATCCGGAGGACACCTCGACCGACGTCTCCACACCCCAGGGCGTGGGCAACGTCGCGGCGGCCGCGCTCCTCGACTGGCGGCGGCACGATGGCTCCAACCAGCTCGGTGACGAGCCCGGCTCCAGTGGCGTCCCGTACTCCGACTACACCGGCTACGCGCCCGTCAATCCACCGGACCGCATCATCGACCCCGACCGGTGGCAGCCCATCTCGTTCGATGATGGGAAGGGCGGCACGATCACTCCCGGCTTCCTGACGCCCCACTGGTACCAGGTGAAGCCCTTCGCGCTCCAGTCCAGCAGCCAGTTCCGCCCGCCGCCTCCTCCGAAGGTGGGCTCGTACCAGCTCGCCCGGGATGTGTGGGAGGTCATCTACTACAACGCCCACCTCACCCCGGAGCAGAAGGCCCTCGTCGAGTTCATGCGCGATGGTCCCCGCTCCACGGCGCAGTCCGGCCACTGGCTGCGGTTCGCGCAGGACGTGTCCCGCCGCGACCAGTACGGCCTGGACCAGGACGTGAAGCTCTTCTTCAGCGTGAGCAACGCGGCGCTGGATGCCTTCATCGCCGCCTGGGAGGCCAAGCGGTTCTACGACTCCTCCCGCCCGTGGACGCTGGTGCGGTACTACCGCGCGGGTGACGAGCTGTTGGGCTGGGTGGGACCGGGCCAGGGTGTGGACAAGATTCCCGCCGAGCAGTGGCATCCGTACTCGCCCACCACCTTCATCACGCCGCCCTTCCCGGGCTACGTGTCGGGGCACAGCACGGTGAGCGCCGCTTGTGGCCGGGTGCTGGAGCTGTTCACCGGCAGCGACTCCTTCGGGAAGGTGGAGCATCTCACCGCGGGAGCCCTCACGGAGCCGGGCTTCGCCTGCAACATCATCCAGCAGCGCAAGGGGAAGCCCTCCAAGGACACGCCCGAGGACTGCGAGGTGACCCTGGTGCTGCCGACCTTCAGCGAGACGGCGGAGATGGCCGGCATCTCGCGCGTGATGGGCGGCTACCACATCCAGGCGGACAACATCGCGGGACTGACGCTGGGGCGCCAGGTGGCGGATTACCTCTGGCCCCGGACGCGCGCCTACTTCGACGGCACGGCGCCGGTGCCCTGA
- a CDS encoding ABC transporter substrate-binding protein, with protein MRRMMLAMSVATTLVIPTVAAAETIAIACGTVGKEFELCKSGAEAWAKKTGNEVKLISGSTDASEQLTVFQQQLTAGATDLDVLRIDIVWPGILGAHLIDLKPYIPNDVVQQHFPAIVQNNTVEGKLVAMPWFTDAGVLYYRKDLLEKHGQKPPTTWQELATVAKTVQDAERKAGNTKIVGFVFEAKAAETLTCNALEWIDSFGGGTIVDESGKVTIDNPKAVEALKTAASWIDTISPRGVLNYEEEGARGVFQSGNAVFMRNWPYAWALANAPDSPIKGKVAVIALPKGGAEGKSTGTLGGWQLAVSKYSKHPALAADLVKYLTSAEEQKRRAIQGSFNPTIVSLYKDKEILEANPFFGTLLDTFTNAVARPAKVTGSKYSRVSADFRNAVHSVLSGSGKPEAKLKDLSQKLGRMNKAGKW; from the coding sequence ATGCGTCGAATGATGCTGGCGATGAGTGTCGCCACCACCCTGGTCATCCCCACCGTGGCCGCCGCGGAGACGATCGCCATCGCGTGTGGCACCGTCGGCAAGGAGTTCGAGCTGTGCAAGTCGGGTGCGGAGGCCTGGGCCAAGAAGACCGGCAACGAGGTGAAGCTCATCAGCGGCTCCACGGACGCCAGTGAGCAGCTCACGGTGTTCCAGCAGCAGCTGACCGCGGGGGCGACCGACCTCGATGTCCTTCGCATCGACATCGTGTGGCCCGGCATCCTCGGTGCCCACCTCATCGATTTGAAGCCATACATTCCCAATGACGTGGTGCAGCAGCACTTCCCGGCCATCGTTCAGAACAACACGGTGGAAGGAAAGCTCGTGGCCATGCCCTGGTTCACCGACGCGGGCGTGCTCTACTACCGCAAGGACCTTCTGGAGAAGCACGGCCAGAAGCCGCCCACCACCTGGCAGGAACTGGCCACGGTGGCCAAGACGGTGCAGGACGCCGAGCGCAAGGCCGGCAACACCAAGATTGTCGGCTTCGTCTTCGAGGCCAAGGCGGCCGAGACCCTGACCTGCAACGCGCTGGAGTGGATCGACTCCTTCGGCGGCGGGACCATCGTCGACGAGAGCGGCAAGGTCACCATCGACAACCCCAAGGCGGTGGAGGCGCTGAAGACGGCGGCCTCGTGGATCGACACCATCTCGCCGCGCGGCGTGCTCAACTACGAGGAGGAGGGCGCTCGCGGCGTCTTCCAGTCCGGCAACGCGGTGTTCATGCGCAACTGGCCGTACGCATGGGCCCTGGCCAACGCGCCGGACAGCCCCATCAAGGGCAAGGTGGCCGTCATCGCCCTGCCCAAGGGCGGCGCGGAGGGCAAGTCCACCGGCACGCTGGGCGGCTGGCAGCTCGCGGTGTCCAAGTACTCCAAGCACCCGGCCCTCGCGGCCGACCTGGTGAAGTACCTGACGAGCGCCGAGGAGCAGAAGCGTCGCGCCATCCAGGGCTCCTTCAACCCCACCATCGTGAGCCTCTACAAGGACAAGGAGATCCTCGAGGCCAACCCGTTCTTCGGCACCCTGCTGGACACCTTCACCAACGCGGTGGCGCGTCCGGCGAAGGTGACGGGCTCCAAGTACAGCCGCGTGAGCGCCGACTTCCGCAACGCCGTGCACTCGGTGCTGTCCGGCTCCGGCAAGCCCGAGGCCAAGCTCAAGGACCTGTCGCAGAAGCTCGGCCGCATGAACAAGGCGGGGAAGTGGTAG
- a CDS encoding TIM-barrel domain-containing protein has translation MRFDDISIESTRITFWGPRTALEVRSPLPGVLRLRHVPSLGHSALGPRELAPKQSWAVVEQGQRPLSLRREMDGQVAVVATEELSLEVGLAQGNWLLRDASGRELARCEGFSGEAMPDYPVTRFRSRISLHAPPDEAWLGFGEKVGALDKRGMHFVFWNTDVVPHHPDTDPLYQSIPFSLGLRDGVAWGFFLDESWRLEADVAAEDPTAVRWESTGPELDAYLFAGPLPADVVRRYTALTGRQPLPPLWSLGAQQSRWGYENANEIRSVIQGYRAHKLPLDCVYLDIDYMEGYKVWTWDRARYPDPAGLAKEAAAQGVRLVTIIDPGVKAEPGYRVYDEALAGDHLVRNDRGSVLVGEVWPKPAVFPDFTREAARAWWGGLHKGFVEAGIAGFWNDMNEPACFRLVNGDETFSIISAAARDKGKVEGPTLPHDARHGDKRHLEVHNVYAIGMAQAAYEGLRKLAPERRPFLLTRAGSAGIQRYTAVWTGDNSSYWSHMELSIAMLLGLGLSGVSFTGSDVAGFMGNTTGEMLVRWQQLGTFYPLLRNHSAKGTRFQEPWRFGEPYLSIAREWLERRYQLLPTLYSLMHESSQEGLPALRPLVMYAPGDTEALRMDDAFLFGRDLLVAPVVRQGRTRRHMYLPEGRWLPFSNLGLSGEPLEGRQHVLAEAPLGTVPMWLRAGGALALTEPAQHTTTANWAHLTWHIHAAEHVEARLYEDEGDGYGASRLTRLAGGWKGDRFVLERSTEGTLPLARETETLCVYALTPPREVHGAREHRFVDGLLLLEVEAGWSRVEVRL, from the coding sequence ATGCGCTTCGACGACATTTCCATCGAGTCCACCCGCATCACGTTCTGGGGCCCGCGTACCGCGTTGGAGGTCCGCAGCCCCCTTCCCGGAGTCCTGAGGCTGCGCCACGTCCCGTCGCTCGGCCACTCCGCGCTCGGCCCCCGCGAGCTGGCGCCCAAGCAGTCCTGGGCCGTCGTGGAGCAGGGGCAGCGGCCCCTCTCCCTGCGCCGCGAGATGGACGGCCAGGTCGCCGTGGTGGCGACGGAGGAGCTGTCCCTGGAGGTGGGGCTCGCCCAGGGCAACTGGCTGCTGCGGGACGCTTCCGGCCGGGAGCTCGCCCGGTGCGAGGGCTTCTCCGGCGAGGCCATGCCGGACTACCCCGTGACGCGCTTCCGCTCGCGCATCTCCCTGCACGCGCCCCCCGACGAGGCCTGGCTGGGCTTCGGTGAGAAGGTGGGCGCGCTGGACAAGCGCGGCATGCACTTCGTCTTCTGGAACACGGACGTGGTGCCGCACCACCCGGACACGGACCCCCTCTACCAGTCCATCCCCTTCAGCCTCGGCCTGCGCGACGGGGTCGCCTGGGGCTTCTTCCTCGACGAGTCCTGGCGGCTGGAGGCGGACGTGGCGGCCGAGGACCCCACGGCCGTGCGCTGGGAGTCCACCGGACCCGAGCTGGACGCCTACCTCTTCGCCGGCCCCCTGCCCGCGGACGTGGTGCGGCGCTACACCGCCCTCACCGGCCGGCAGCCCCTGCCGCCGCTGTGGAGCCTGGGCGCGCAGCAGTCGCGCTGGGGCTACGAGAACGCGAACGAGATCCGCTCCGTCATCCAAGGCTACCGCGCCCACAAGCTGCCCCTGGACTGCGTGTACCTCGATATCGACTACATGGAGGGCTACAAGGTCTGGACGTGGGACCGGGCGCGCTATCCGGATCCGGCGGGGCTGGCGAAGGAGGCGGCCGCGCAGGGCGTGCGGCTGGTCACCATCATCGACCCCGGGGTGAAGGCCGAGCCGGGCTACCGCGTCTATGACGAGGCGCTCGCGGGCGACCATCTGGTGCGCAACGACCGCGGCAGCGTCCTGGTGGGCGAGGTGTGGCCGAAGCCAGCCGTGTTCCCGGACTTCACGCGCGAGGCGGCGCGCGCCTGGTGGGGCGGGCTGCACAAGGGCTTCGTGGAGGCGGGCATCGCGGGCTTCTGGAACGACATGAACGAGCCGGCCTGCTTCCGGCTCGTCAACGGCGATGAGACCTTCTCCATCATCTCGGCGGCCGCCCGGGACAAGGGCAAGGTGGAAGGGCCCACGCTGCCGCACGACGCGCGGCACGGCGACAAGCGCCACCTGGAGGTGCACAACGTCTACGCGATAGGCATGGCCCAGGCGGCGTACGAGGGCCTGCGCAAGCTGGCACCGGAGCGGCGGCCCTTCCTGCTGACGCGCGCGGGCTCGGCCGGCATCCAGCGCTACACCGCGGTGTGGACGGGGGACAACTCCAGCTACTGGTCGCACATGGAGCTGTCCATCGCCATGCTGCTGGGCCTGGGCCTGTCCGGCGTGTCCTTCACCGGCTCGGACGTGGCCGGCTTCATGGGCAACACGACGGGGGAGATGCTCGTGCGCTGGCAGCAGCTGGGCACCTTCTACCCGCTGCTGCGCAACCACTCCGCCAAGGGCACGCGCTTCCAGGAGCCCTGGCGCTTCGGCGAGCCCTACCTGTCCATCGCCCGCGAGTGGCTCGAGCGGCGCTACCAGCTGCTGCCCACGCTCTACTCGCTCATGCACGAGTCCTCCCAGGAGGGCCTGCCCGCGCTGCGCCCGCTCGTCATGTACGCGCCGGGGGACACGGAGGCGCTGCGCATGGACGACGCGTTCCTCTTCGGAAGGGACCTGCTCGTGGCCCCCGTGGTGCGCCAGGGCCGCACGCGGCGGCACATGTACCTGCCCGAGGGCAGGTGGCTGCCCTTCTCCAACCTCGGACTGTCGGGAGAGCCCCTCGAGGGCCGCCAGCACGTCCTCGCCGAGGCGCCGCTGGGCACGGTGCCCATGTGGCTGCGGGCCGGAGGCGCGCTGGCCCTCACCGAGCCCGCGCAGCACACCACGACGGCCAACTGGGCGCACCTCACCTGGCACATCCACGCGGCCGAGCACGTGGAGGCCCGCCTCTACGAGGACGAGGGAGACGGCTACGGCGCGTCGCGGCTGACGCGGCTGGCCGGTGGGTGGAAGGGAGACCGCTTCGTGCTGGAGCGGAGCACGGAGGGCACGCTGCCCCTGGCGCGCGAGACGGAGACGCTGTGCGTCTACGCCCTGACGCCGCCGCGCGAGGTGCACGGCGCGCGGGAGCACCGCTTCGTGGACGGCCTGCTGCTGCTGGAGGTGGAGGCGGGGTGGAGCCGCGTCGAGGTCCGGCTCTAG
- a CDS encoding thrombospondin type 3 repeat-containing protein, whose translation MNIIGRTRSLLGSVFLIAGTAMAPVQAANVAVQPQAGTCEKTCDAQYLACSRPCGGSDPCLNRCDRQFERCVTACPGSDLDGDGVPREQDNCPKVANASQSDCDQDGLGDACETDPGVFVFKEPTMLLCHFDADKNLLSGFTVEIYTADAYRDSSCLKLPDRYRKRMVTSVHCGFNLPSTCEGRVARRAAELVAQGYKPPSSSPGDQCPQPRI comes from the coding sequence ATGAACATCATCGGAAGGACCCGCTCGCTGCTGGGGAGTGTATTCCTCATCGCGGGTACCGCCATGGCCCCCGTCCAGGCCGCCAATGTCGCCGTGCAGCCCCAGGCGGGCACGTGCGAGAAGACCTGTGACGCGCAGTATCTGGCCTGCTCACGCCCCTGTGGCGGCTCGGATCCCTGCCTCAACCGCTGTGATCGCCAGTTCGAGCGCTGCGTCACCGCCTGCCCCGGCTCCGACCTCGATGGAGACGGCGTCCCCCGGGAGCAGGACAACTGCCCCAAGGTCGCCAATGCCTCTCAGTCGGACTGTGACCAGGATGGCCTCGGTGACGCTTGCGAGACCGACCCCGGTGTCTTCGTCTTCAAGGAGCCCACCATGCTGCTGTGCCACTTCGACGCGGACAAGAACCTCCTCAGTGGCTTCACCGTGGAGATCTACACCGCGGACGCGTACCGGGACAGCAGCTGCCTGAAGCTGCCGGATCGCTACCGCAAACGGATGGTGACCAGCGTGCACTGCGGTTTCAACCTTCCGAGCACGTGTGAGGGCCGCGTGGCCCGGCGTGCGGCGGAGCTGGTGGCTCAGGGATACAAGCCCCCGAGCTCGAGCCCGGGCGACCAGTGTCCCCAGCCTCGCATCTGA
- a CDS encoding mersacidin/lichenicidin family type 2 lantibiotic, whose translation MSRREQIIRAWKDPEYRARLSAEERAELPESPAGQSMGELEESQLDQAVGGGGPGFSSPIRCRSLNVITCGTVGSVKIALCPPPVLTVLE comes from the coding sequence AGCGTGGAAGGACCCGGAGTACCGGGCGAGACTGTCGGCCGAGGAGCGCGCGGAGTTGCCGGAGAGCCCGGCGGGCCAGTCGATGGGGGAGCTCGAGGAGTCGCAACTGGACCAGGCCGTGGGCGGCGGAGGTCCGGGCTTCTCCTCGCCCATCCGATGCCGCAGCCTGAATGTGATCACCTGCGGAACCGTCGGCTCCGTGAAGATCGCCCTGTGCCCTCCCCCCGTGCTGACGGTGCTGGAGTGA
- a CDS encoding CARDB domain-containing protein → MTDWTRAGGFVLLLLQMVLTACGAQPSAPSDTGAVALGLATNVALGKAISTSGYTQTYVPANANDGSRTTYWEGTANAYPNTLTVNLGGNHDITSVVVQLNPDSVWGTRTQNIAVLGHNASTSTFSTLVAAQTYTFDPASGNQVTIPLTATASEVRLQFASNSGAPGGQVAEFQIFGAPSGGTQTYALTVNNGTGSGSYAAGTVVSITANAPPSGQVFSSWSGGVASSFGNIYAASTTYTMGSAAATVTATYAPSTGGSKYEAESATLSGGAAVTTNHANYSGTGFVEGYWAQGASTRFNVSVASAGWYDVSLRYGNGFADSNISVYVNGSRIVQSALPTTGNWDTWANKAETFYLNAGSNQVAYQYDSGDGANINLDFITVAPSAVKKADLIVTDIQWTAAHNPPQEGEAITLKAVVKNNGTAASPAGVHKVSFRINNQEIAASTLPTTTSIAAGASATLSANATWSTANGTYSITAIADPDNAIAEFNDGNNSFSKSLTVTQLPGPDLVVRGISWTPNTPAAGAAVSFLVTIANQGLNAAGSAATVRLVIDGTTTLTGVSSTALAAGATAVVNLSGTWTATNGNHTLLATVDPANAISEAVESNNTSATSFYVGRGANVPWIEYEAENGTTNGQVQGPSRALGTIPGEASGRKAVVLNATGQYVQWTTTAAANAIVVRNSIPDAPGGGGITATLSLYVNGSKLTTLTLSSKEAWVYGGDDFQSNSPSAGAPRRIYDESSKLLSTTIPAGATVRLQKDSGDTAAYYAIDFIDLELVGAPIAKPAGYIDITEPGHSWTPAVPNDGVSDDNAINQAIMAAMAGQYKGVYFPPGVFDQTNKYQVKGIPIQGAGLWYTRLYNASLAEDAGWGQTGFIITGDGAQFRDFAIFGNTDGLRTQGGKAWVNSAFKNTVIENMWIEHVHCGYWVGGNSESTNLRISNVRIRNTGADGINLCNGTKDSVIENSHARNTGDDAFAIWSATDLYPQPNINNVIRNCTVQITWRAAAFAIYGGRGNRIENSIAYDTLTYPGLTVSSEFQPFPMESATIDGLTLVRTGGTYWGGQQFGSIWLRADMNPTNGITIRNVDIIDPTYQGISIQSNNGGVFTNVAFENVTISNPTTYGLQVLSTAKGSGTFTNVTVNNAPSGKAVNQSNGGFTIVNGGGNNW, encoded by the coding sequence ATGACAGATTGGACCCGGGCTGGCGGCTTCGTGCTGCTGCTCCTGCAGATGGTGCTCACCGCCTGCGGGGCCCAGCCGTCGGCTCCGTCGGACACGGGCGCCGTGGCTCTCGGCCTGGCGACGAACGTGGCGCTCGGCAAGGCCATCTCGACCTCGGGCTATACCCAGACGTACGTCCCGGCGAACGCGAACGACGGCAGCCGGACCACCTACTGGGAAGGGACGGCCAATGCCTATCCCAATACCCTGACGGTGAACCTGGGCGGCAATCACGACATCACCTCGGTCGTGGTGCAGCTCAACCCGGACAGCGTCTGGGGCACGCGCACGCAGAACATCGCGGTGCTGGGTCACAACGCGAGCACGAGCACCTTCTCCACGCTCGTGGCCGCGCAGACCTACACCTTCGACCCCGCAAGCGGCAATCAGGTGACGATTCCCCTGACGGCCACCGCGAGCGAGGTCCGTCTTCAGTTCGCGTCGAACAGTGGCGCCCCGGGCGGGCAGGTCGCCGAGTTCCAGATCTTCGGCGCGCCGTCCGGCGGAACGCAGACCTATGCCCTGACCGTCAACAACGGCACGGGCAGTGGCTCGTACGCGGCCGGCACGGTCGTGAGCATCACGGCCAACGCCCCTCCCTCCGGTCAGGTCTTCAGCTCCTGGTCGGGTGGCGTCGCCTCGAGCTTCGGCAACATCTACGCGGCCTCGACCACGTACACCATGGGCTCGGCGGCGGCGACCGTCACCGCCACCTACGCGCCGAGCACCGGCGGCAGCAAGTACGAGGCGGAGTCCGCCACCCTGAGCGGTGGTGCCGCGGTGACCACCAACCATGCCAACTACAGCGGCACGGGCTTCGTGGAGGGCTACTGGGCCCAGGGCGCCAGCACCCGCTTCAACGTCTCCGTCGCCAGCGCCGGCTGGTACGACGTGAGCCTGCGCTACGGCAACGGCTTCGCCGACTCCAACATCTCCGTCTACGTGAATGGCTCGCGCATCGTGCAGAGCGCCCTGCCCACGACGGGCAACTGGGACACCTGGGCCAACAAGGCCGAGACCTTCTATCTGAACGCGGGCTCCAACCAGGTGGCCTACCAGTACGACTCCGGTGACGGCGCGAACATCAACCTGGACTTCATCACCGTCGCTCCCTCGGCCGTGAAGAAGGCCGACCTGATCGTCACCGACATCCAGTGGACCGCGGCGCACAATCCTCCCCAGGAGGGCGAGGCCATCACCCTGAAGGCCGTGGTGAAGAACAATGGCACCGCCGCCAGCCCCGCCGGCGTCCACAAGGTCTCCTTCCGCATCAACAACCAGGAGATCGCCGCCTCGACGCTCCCCACCACCACGTCCATCGCCGCCGGCGCGAGCGCGACCCTGTCGGCCAATGCCACCTGGTCCACCGCCAATGGCACGTACTCCATCACCGCCATCGCGGATCCGGACAACGCCATCGCCGAGTTCAACGACGGCAACAACAGCTTCAGCAAGAGCCTCACGGTGACGCAGCTGCCCGGGCCGGATCTGGTCGTCCGCGGCATCTCCTGGACGCCGAACACCCCCGCCGCTGGCGCCGCCGTCAGCTTCCTGGTGACCATCGCCAACCAGGGCCTCAACGCGGCGGGTAGCGCCGCCACCGTCCGGCTGGTCATCGATGGAACGACGACCCTCACCGGCGTCTCCTCCACGGCCCTCGCCGCGGGCGCCACCGCCGTCGTCAACCTGAGCGGCACCTGGACCGCCACCAATGGCAACCACACCCTGCTCGCCACCGTCGACCCCGCCAACGCCATCTCCGAGGCCGTGGAGAGCAACAACACCTCCGCCACCAGCTTCTACGTCGGCCGCGGCGCCAACGTGCCGTGGATCGAGTACGAGGCCGAGAACGGGACGACCAACGGTCAGGTCCAGGGTCCCAGCCGCGCGCTCGGCACCATCCCGGGCGAGGCCTCCGGCCGCAAGGCCGTCGTGCTCAACGCGACCGGCCAGTACGTGCAGTGGACCACCACCGCGGCCGCCAACGCCATCGTCGTGCGCAACAGCATCCCCGACGCCCCCGGCGGCGGCGGCATCACCGCGACGCTGAGCCTCTACGTCAACGGTAGCAAGCTCACCACCCTCACCCTCTCCTCCAAGGAGGCGTGGGTCTACGGTGGCGATGACTTCCAGTCCAACAGCCCCTCGGCCGGCGCCCCTCGCCGCATCTACGACGAGTCCAGCAAGCTGCTGAGCACCACCATCCCCGCTGGCGCCACCGTCCGTCTGCAGAAGGACTCGGGCGACACCGCCGCGTACTACGCCATCGACTTCATCGACCTGGAGCTGGTGGGGGCCCCCATCGCCAAGCCCGCTGGCTACATCGACATCACGGAGCCGGGTCACAGCTGGACGCCCGCGGTGCCCAACGACGGCGTCTCCGACGACAACGCCATCAACCAGGCGATCATGGCGGCCATGGCCGGGCAGTACAAGGGCGTCTACTTCCCGCCGGGCGTCTTCGACCAGACCAACAAGTACCAGGTCAAGGGCATCCCCATCCAGGGCGCGGGCCTCTGGTACACCAGGCTCTACAACGCCAGCCTGGCGGAGGACGCGGGCTGGGGTCAGACGGGCTTCATCATCACCGGCGACGGCGCGCAGTTCCGCGACTTCGCCATCTTCGGCAACACCGACGGTCTGCGCACCCAGGGTGGCAAGGCCTGGGTGAACTCGGCCTTCAAGAACACCGTCATCGAGAACATGTGGATCGAACACGTCCACTGCGGCTACTGGGTCGGTGGTAATTCCGAGTCCACCAACCTGCGCATCAGCAACGTGCGCATCCGCAACACCGGCGCGGACGGCATCAACCTCTGCAACGGCACCAAGGACAGCGTCATCGAGAACTCCCACGCCCGCAACACGGGCGACGACGCGTTCGCCATCTGGTCCGCCACCGACCTGTACCCCCAGCCGAACATCAACAACGTCATCCGCAACTGCACGGTGCAGATCACCTGGCGCGCCGCGGCCTTCGCCATCTACGGCGGACGCGGAAACCGCATCGAGAACAGCATCGCCTATGACACGCTCACCTATCCCGGTCTGACCGTCAGCTCCGAGTTCCAGCCCTTCCCGATGGAGTCGGCGACGATCGACGGGCTGACCCTGGTGCGCACCGGCGGCACCTACTGGGGCGGGCAGCAGTTCGGCTCCATCTGGCTGCGCGCCGACATGAACCCGACCAACGGCATCACCATCCGGAACGTCGACATCATCGACCCGACCTACCAGGGCATCAGCATCCAGAGCAACAACGGGGGCGTCTTCACCAACGTCGCCTTCGAGAACGTCACCATCTCCAACCCCACGACCTACGGCCTCCAGGTCCTGTCCACCGCCAAGGGCAGCGGCACCTTCACCAACGTGACGGTGAACAACGCCCCCAGCGGCAAGGCCGTCAACCAGAGCAACGGTGGCTTCACCATCGTGAATGGCGGTGGCAACAACTGGTAG
- a CDS encoding Kelch repeat-containing protein, translating to MTLKWSSVLLTGLFSMAVGCQPETQAPTLESRAGALAGEVGTWTPTSAKTYPSTSAILLRGTGEVLDPYFGFVHRYDPYTNTWRAMNPMCSPGYCSNAVLTELPSGKVLAGVMFAGRMGGTPGMMLYDPGTDSWSHANASYSRGSVTLLDSGKVLLAGGYTYLGGNLVPLATAREYDPDSDTWTPLPGSMTTPRYGHSATLLYSGKVLVTGGASSEAPAELFDPSTGTWTATSPMPHPGGEHRALRLYSGNVMVLVTTMGASETPVDMYDPYNGRWFSGPALPFTQPTSATLLYSGEVLVVNNAGQAALYSPTQNAWLPAASATASTSRGAAVLLHTGEVLLLNGSTPVAERFSR from the coding sequence ATGACGCTCAAGTGGTCGTCCGTGTTGCTGACGGGATTGTTTTCCATGGCCGTGGGGTGTCAGCCCGAGACCCAAGCGCCCACCCTGGAGAGCCGGGCCGGAGCGCTGGCGGGCGAAGTCGGGACATGGACTCCCACGTCCGCCAAGACCTATCCCAGCACGAGCGCCATTCTGCTTCGCGGCACGGGCGAGGTGTTGGATCCCTACTTCGGTTTCGTGCATCGCTATGACCCGTACACCAACACGTGGCGGGCCATGAACCCCATGTGCTCCCCGGGTTATTGTTCCAACGCCGTGTTGACGGAACTTCCCTCGGGCAAGGTCCTGGCGGGAGTCATGTTCGCCGGCCGGATGGGAGGCACCCCGGGCATGATGCTCTACGATCCGGGCACCGACTCCTGGTCCCATGCGAACGCGTCCTACTCCCGTGGAAGCGTGACGTTGCTCGACTCGGGCAAGGTCCTCCTCGCGGGAGGCTATACCTACCTGGGCGGCAACCTGGTCCCCCTGGCGACCGCACGGGAGTACGACCCCGACTCGGACACGTGGACCCCGCTGCCAGGGTCCATGACCACACCGCGATACGGACACAGCGCGACGCTGCTCTACTCGGGAAAGGTCCTGGTGACGGGAGGCGCCTCATCGGAGGCTCCGGCCGAGCTCTTCGATCCCTCCACGGGAACCTGGACGGCCACGAGCCCCATGCCCCACCCCGGCGGGGAGCATCGCGCCCTCCGGCTCTACTCGGGCAACGTGATGGTCCTGGTCACCACCATGGGCGCCTCCGAGACGCCGGTGGACATGTATGACCCCTACAACGGGCGCTGGTTCTCGGGCCCGGCCCTTCCCTTCACCCAGCCCACCTCCGCGACACTGCTCTACTCGGGGGAGGTGCTGGTGGTGAACAACGCCGGGCAGGCGGCGCTCTACTCTCCGACCCAGAACGCGTGGCTGCCCGCCGCGTCCGCGACCGCCTCCACCTCGCGCGGCGCCGCCGTGCTGCTCCACACCGGGGAGGTGCTGTTGCTCAATGGCAGCACTCCGGTGGCGGAACGTTTCAGTCGCTGA